The region AGAAATGTTGCAGTTAGTGAAGCTAGAAGGACTTGAAGCGCGTTTCCCCCATGAGTTATCGGGTGGTCAACAGCAAAGAGTCTCTATTGCCCGCTCATTAGCTTATGAGCCTGAATTGCTGCTACTTGATGAGCCTTTTTCTAACATTGATGCACAAGTCAGAAATGAAATGATGTTAGAAATAAGACAGATTCTAAAGCAGCGTAATGTGAGTGCGGTATTTGTTACCCACAGTAAAGATGAAGCTTTTGTATTTGCTGACAAGTTAGCATTGTTTAAAGATGGCGCCATCATACAACATGGTTTGGCTGAAACATTATATGGCGAACCTAAAGAGCGTTATGTCGCTGAGTTTTTAGGGGCAGGTAATTACTTAACTGTAACGGTTAAAAGCCAATTGCAGGTGTCATCAATTCTGGGGCTGATTGAAAGCACTAAACCCGTTAGCCAAGCATCAAATTATCAAGGGCAATTGCTGCTTCGACCGCAACAAATTGATCTTCAACCTGCTTCTCAAGGTCATGGTGAAATTGTTGAGCGTCGTTTCCTCGGTACAATTTGTCATTATTGGGTTAAGGTAGGACAACAAACGCTCGAAGTACGAAGTCAATTAACCGAACTGACATTAGGTCAAAAAGTAAATTTATCAATTGCACCACATCCATTAGTCATTTTTTAGTGACCAATATCAAAATTGGTAAATAATTGGTCTTGAGCACAAGGAATTAATTGCTCAATTACCTTACAATCAAATAATCTTATATTTGATAAAGGTGATTGATTCCAACATGGAAACTCAAAATATGCCACGCGAACAGTTAGGTGTTTGTGCTGAAGGTAATTTGCATAGTGTCTACTTGATGTTTAATGCAAATGACGGTATCGAAGCTCAATTACGCCCTTGCTTAGCTAATGTTGCTCAATATATTTATGAACTCACTGATCAATATACTGATAGTGCTTTCAACGGCTTCGTTGCAATAGGCGCCAATTATTGGGATACCCTTTTTAGCGACCAGCGACCAAATAATTTACGTCCTTTTCCTGCAATGCAAGAAGGTAACCGTGACGCGCCAGCGATTGAGTATGATCTTTTTATCCATATCCGTTGTGACCGCTACGATATCCTGCATTTGGTGGCCAACGAAATTAACCAAATGTTTGAAGGCTTAGTTGAGCTAATTGAAGAAGAACGTGGTTTCCGCTTTATGGATAGCCGTGATCTTACTGGTTTTGTTGATGGCACTGAAAACCCGAAAGGCCGTAATCGTCAAGAAGTGGCTTTAGTGGGTGAAGAAGATGTTAGCTTCAAAGGTGGCAGTTATATCCATGTGCAAAAATTTGCCCATAACCTGAGTAAATGGAATCGTTTACCGCAGAAGAAACAAGAAGATATCATCGGGCGTACCAAGCAAGATGATATTGAATATGCTTCTGAAGATAAGCCATTAACCAGTCATATTAAGCGTGTAAACCTTAAAGATGATCAAGGTAACTCGATGGAAATCTTGAGACAAAGTATGCCGTTTGGTTCGCTTAAAGAACAAGGGCTAATCTTTATTTCTACTTGCCGTACTCCAACCAATTTTGAAGAAATGCTTCGAAGTATGGTACATGGGGATGGTCATGGTAATCATGATCACCTAATGCAGTTTACTAAAGCTGTTGCTGGTTCATCATTCTTTGCGCCTTCGCTGGATTTTTTAGCAAACTACGCACGCGATTAATTTAAAGCAATTTTTATTAAAAATGACGTTATATAAAGTTAATTTTTAATAAGAATAAGCCATAAAAAAAAGCAATGCCTCGGCATTGCTTTTTTGTTTTCAGTTTGAAAGTAAATTTAGCTTCAAACTGAAATAATAATAATTATCGGGTTGTTATCTGCAACTGCTAATCAGTAAAACCGAATAATGACTTAACCGTTTCTAACGTATCGTCAATAGTTTTGATACTAGATGGGCAAATAAAGATAGTGTCATCACCGGCAATCGTACCCAGGATACCTTCAGGCTTGCCTATTGAGTCGAGTAATCTCGCAATAAGCTGTGCAGCACCAGGGCTGGTTCTTACCACTATCATCGCTTGGTTATGATCAACATCGAGTACCAGGTTTTTAACTGGACTTCCGGCAGTTGGCACACCTAATTCAGCAGGCAAGCAATAAACCATCTCTTGCTTAGCATTACGGGTTCGAACAGCACCAAACTTGCTAAGCATACGAGAGACTTTTGACTGGTTAATATTGCCAAAACCTTCACCTTGCAGCGCGTTCACTATTTCACTTTGGCTACCAAAGCGTTCTTCCTTTAAAATCGACTTAAACGTCTTTACAAGTTCATCCTGATTCTTCGTCGCTGGCATATTTTTTTCGTCTTATAGTAATTTTCAAAAAGAATAGATTATATTCAAAAAACATGCTCATT is a window of Shewanella donghaensis DNA encoding:
- a CDS encoding ABC transporter ATP-binding protein; the encoded protein is MSTLTIQNVKSDYQGQVILHGLDLTLEQGEIVALLGPSGCGKTTLLRAIAGLQAISQGTISINGECLSGDNTFVASEHRGIGMIFQDYALFPHLTVSENVLFGVKGLDKNQRKERLQEMLQLVKLEGLEARFPHELSGGQQQRVSIARSLAYEPELLLLDEPFSNIDAQVRNEMMLEIRQILKQRNVSAVFVTHSKDEAFVFADKLALFKDGAIIQHGLAETLYGEPKERYVAEFLGAGNYLTVTVKSQLQVSSILGLIESTKPVSQASNYQGQLLLRPQQIDLQPASQGHGEIVERRFLGTICHYWVKVGQQTLEVRSQLTELTLGQKVNLSIAPHPLVIF
- a CDS encoding Dyp-type peroxidase; translation: METQNMPREQLGVCAEGNLHSVYLMFNANDGIEAQLRPCLANVAQYIYELTDQYTDSAFNGFVAIGANYWDTLFSDQRPNNLRPFPAMQEGNRDAPAIEYDLFIHIRCDRYDILHLVANEINQMFEGLVELIEEERGFRFMDSRDLTGFVDGTENPKGRNRQEVALVGEEDVSFKGGSYIHVQKFAHNLSKWNRLPQKKQEDIIGRTKQDDIEYASEDKPLTSHIKRVNLKDDQGNSMEILRQSMPFGSLKEQGLIFISTCRTPTNFEEMLRSMVHGDGHGNHDHLMQFTKAVAGSSFFAPSLDFLANYARD
- the argR gene encoding transcriptional regulator ArgR encodes the protein MPATKNQDELVKTFKSILKEERFGSQSEIVNALQGEGFGNINQSKVSRMLSKFGAVRTRNAKQEMVYCLPAELGVPTAGSPVKNLVLDVDHNQAMIVVRTSPGAAQLIARLLDSIGKPEGILGTIAGDDTIFICPSSIKTIDDTLETVKSLFGFTD